Part of the Flavobacterium sp. KS-LB2 genome is shown below.
TAGTTAATTCAGCTACTTTAGATCCCATTTTGAATAACAACGGATCACTCGGAATTCCTTTGACAGCAACAGAAAAATTAAAAATTATTGCTTTTCTAAAAACATTGACAGACACGCAATACCTAACGGACAAACGCTTTTCTGAATATTAATTTCAGAAGCTATTTCCTGCTGTACACTGCAAGTCCTCGCTGCAAAAGCCGTTTTTCTATGTCCTGAAAAGAGCTTCCTCCAGTCGCTTTTTCAGGACAAGAAAAACAAGCTTTTATCGCTCCGGGCTTTCCGTTTCCATCAGGGCTAAAAACAACAAACATGAAAAAATACACATTACTTTTAGTACTTCTTTTTCAATTGGCAAACGCCGCCGAAAAAGACAGTTTAAATACCGTAAATCCATTCACAAAATACCATTCCTTCCTTGAAGAAGAGGATTTTTGCGATGCCTGTGGTTGCTCCGCCAGTGGCGGAAGCATGGGATTCGCCTCGATGTTGAACTCTAATTTCGTTGGGATTCGGTATTTCAATCAACAATACAAATCCATGGATGGTTTGTACAGCAATTCGCCTTGGTACAAAGAAAATTTCAACACTGTTCAGGTTTGGGGCCGAATCCCGGTTAGCGAAAAGGTTCAGGTTTCGGCATTATTACCGTATCATTTTCATGAAAGAGAAACCGCAACTGGCAATAAAAGCATCAATGGTATAGGCGATATCACTGTTTTGGCAATGTATCGTATGTATCAAACCCATAAAGACAGTACGTTTTTCGTACATACATTACAATTGGGAGGTGGAATAAAAGCGCCGACCGGAAAATTTAATGAGGCAAATTCCGGAAGTATAAATCCCAGTTTTCAGGTAGGAACAGGAAGTTGGGATTATCTTTTGGCAACTGAATATGTGGTTAAAAGAAAACAATTTGGTTTAAACTCGATGCTGAATTATGTAATAAAAACAGAAAATCAAAAGAGTTACCGTTTTGGAAATCAATTGAATTATGCAGGCACCTTTTTCTATTTGTACGAAAAAAATAGTTTTTCTATTGTTCCACAACTTGGTTTTGCCGGTGAAGTCTATGAAAGTAATTATCAATACAATCAAAAATTAAGAAATACAAGTGGTGATATTCTTTTCGGAAAAGTAGGATTTGAGGTTGGGAAGGATAGACTTTCTTTTGGAGCTAATGTCATGTTACCCATCAATCAAAATCTTACTGGCGGCAATGTAGAAGCGAATTATCGCTGGAGTGTCAATTTGAATTATAGTTTGTAAAACCAAAAAAGTTTATTGAAGTTTTTTAGTTATTGGTGTTATGTTCTCATGATGACTTGAGTCCTCTTGTACCGTAAAAGTTGAAGGTATTTTTTACTCTTTTTATATGTTACAATTTAGTAGTTATGTAAGTTTTTTTAAAATTTTAAAACCATAATGAAGTACGTTTCGTATGTACTAACATAACTAAATAAATAAATGATGAAAAACAAACAACAAAATTTAGGATTTGCGTCCATAATTGGACTAGCACTGTTATCTTTTACTGCAATTTCATGTAATGATGACGATAATAATGGAATGATGATGCCTGTTGCGGCACCTGACGTTAACTTTACGGCATTAGCTAGTAACAACACCATTCTTACATTCAATGCAAGAAATTTAGCTACTCCAACTTCAACCACTCCAATTGTTGGTTTACCTACATCAGAGAGTATCGTAAGTATTGATTACAGACCTGCAACAGGGCAGTTATATGCCTTAGGTTCTTCTAGTCGTTTGTATTTTATAAATGAGAAAAGTGGAGTTGCAACAGCATTAGGTGCTGGATCTTTTTCTCCTATTGTTGCGGGAGCTAACGCTTCATTGGATTTTAATCCAACAGTAGATAGAATTCGTTTGGTAACAGAATCTGGTCAGAATTTAAGATTACACCCGGAACTTGGAACTGTTGTGTCAACTGACGGAGTTATTAATGGTGGTACAAATCCTAAAATTGGTGCGGTAGCCTACACAAATAGTATGGCAGGTGCAGCAACAACGATGTTGTTTGATATAGATTTCGAACAAGACAAACTATATGTTCAAACACCGCCAAATGATGGTGGACTTCAACTTGTTGGTGACTTAGGCGTGAACTTTCAAGGTGTAGGGGACATGGATATTTTAGCAGATAATTCAACTGCTCTTGCTGTAACAAATAATGCTAGTGTATCCACTTTATATACAATTGATTTAACTACTGGAAAAGCAGTTAATGTTGGTAAATTCACAGCTCCAGTAATAAGCATTGCGTTCAAGACTAACCCAATTGCATATGCAACAACTTCCGGAAATATGTTAGTTCGCTTTAATCCTACAAGCGGAAATAATAATTCTGTTGCATTAACTGGTTTAGCTTCAAACGAAAGTATTGTCGGTTTAGATTTTAGACCTGCAAACGGAGGTTTATATGCTATTTCAAATCAAAGCAGATTGTTTTCTGTGAATACAGCTAGTGGAGCATTAACAGTAATTGGTTCTCCTTTATTAACGGCATTGTCAGGTACTTCTTTTGGTTTTGATTTTAATCCAACAGTAGATAGAATCAGGTTGGTGAGTAATACAGGTCAAAACTTACGTTTACACCCAGATTTAGGAACAGTAGTGTCAGTAGATGGTAATTTAAATCCTGGAACACCATTTGTGAATGGAGCTGCTTACACCAATAATATTGCTGGAGCTACAACAACTACTTTATTTGTAATTGACTCACAAACTGATATGATGTATCGTCAAGACCCACCAAACAACGGGACATTAGTTGCTATTGGAGGTTTAGGGGTAAATGTTGATGCTGATAGCGGATTTGATATCGGTGGAAACAGTGCTGCTGCATTTGCTTTATTGA
Proteins encoded:
- a CDS encoding DUF4394 domain-containing protein; its protein translation is MKNKQQNLGFASIIGLALLSFTAISCNDDDNNGMMMPVAAPDVNFTALASNNTILTFNARNLATPTSTTPIVGLPTSESIVSIDYRPATGQLYALGSSSRLYFINEKSGVATALGAGSFSPIVAGANASLDFNPTVDRIRLVTESGQNLRLHPELGTVVSTDGVINGGTNPKIGAVAYTNSMAGAATTMLFDIDFEQDKLYVQTPPNDGGLQLVGDLGVNFQGVGDMDILADNSTALAVTNNASVSTLYTIDLTTGKAVNVGKFTAPVISIAFKTNPIAYATTSGNMLVRFNPTSGNNNSVALTGLASNESIVGLDFRPANGGLYAISNQSRLFSVNTASGALTVIGSPLLTALSGTSFGFDFNPTVDRIRLVSNTGQNLRLHPDLGTVVSVDGNLNPGTPFVNGAAYTNNIAGATTTTLFVIDSQTDMMYRQDPPNNGTLVAIGGLGVNVDADSGFDIGGNSAAAFALLKVNNVTSVYSINLATGAATKVSDINIQATAMAVGLGF
- a CDS encoding transporter, yielding MKKYTLLLVLLFQLANAAEKDSLNTVNPFTKYHSFLEEEDFCDACGCSASGGSMGFASMLNSNFVGIRYFNQQYKSMDGLYSNSPWYKENFNTVQVWGRIPVSEKVQVSALLPYHFHERETATGNKSINGIGDITVLAMYRMYQTHKDSTFFVHTLQLGGGIKAPTGKFNEANSGSINPSFQVGTGSWDYLLATEYVVKRKQFGLNSMLNYVIKTENQKSYRFGNQLNYAGTFFYLYEKNSFSIVPQLGFAGEVYESNYQYNQKLRNTSGDILFGKVGFEVGKDRLSFGANVMLPINQNLTGGNVEANYRWSVNLNYSL